A part of Myxococcales bacterium genomic DNA contains:
- a CDS encoding 3-hydroxyacyl-CoA dehydrogenase/enoyl-CoA hydratase family protein yields the protein MHSLKNDDNHIAVIGAGTMGAGIAQKYASNGYFVSVVERNEIGLKRAQSSINATLEQAVERKIFRQDDVNLIKANLDFSNDLARIAKSSLVIEAIFEDLNAKKSLFQDIEQIVSPQAIVATNTSSFSVSELQSTLKYPERFLGLHYFFHPAKNRLVEVIPTNTTDIDVTNRACFIQESIKKIIIKSKDSPGFIVNRFFVPWLNEAVKILAENKANSATIEHGAREFFQIPMGPFQLMNVTGIPITMHAANAMAQSLGEFYVPCQLIAKQIEKSEPWPLLGEVDQKQAEYVAKRLLSVVSVIACQLVFEENIGGTFEVDLGARVGLLWPKGPFELINQNQDKIKNFLCHYSDAVHGVKVPSILSQHLEDNIAFKSNNIEVIHEKDIALIKLNRPDSMNALDEKLKDELAKVFSDLEQESHVKGIIITGNKRAFMAGADLNFFNEKIAEGQVEQIVSFAASTQELFLQIDRSSKPVVAAISGLALGGGLELALCCDKIIATIDARLGFPETGIGIYPGLGGTQRTPLRIGPELARFLVLTGTLLSGTEAKVIGLIDECSNAEDLLNDAKAMVYSILNNYKAKEIPSQDVFKDLRQAFSVPGGHSSETTAISERARKALEKVTKKAPLAIKAADELISQAQFGQLEKGLELEIAGLEKIFKSQDARVGLMGAAKKTPIRFSGT from the coding sequence ATGCATAGCTTGAAAAACGACGACAATCATATTGCTGTTATAGGTGCCGGCACAATGGGAGCAGGCATTGCTCAGAAATATGCTTCAAATGGTTATTTTGTTAGTGTGGTTGAACGAAATGAAATAGGGCTAAAAAGAGCTCAAAGCAGTATCAATGCGACGCTTGAGCAGGCAGTAGAAAGAAAGATATTTCGACAGGATGATGTAAATTTAATTAAAGCAAATTTAGACTTTAGCAATGATCTTGCCCGCATTGCTAAAAGTTCACTGGTAATCGAAGCGATTTTTGAAGACTTGAATGCCAAAAAATCTTTGTTTCAAGATATCGAACAAATAGTCAGCCCTCAAGCAATCGTTGCAACCAATACATCGAGTTTTTCAGTGAGCGAATTACAAAGCACTTTGAAATACCCAGAGCGTTTTTTAGGGCTTCATTATTTTTTTCATCCTGCAAAAAATCGTTTGGTCGAAGTAATTCCCACAAATACGACTGATATAGATGTGACGAACCGAGCTTGTTTTATACAAGAATCAATTAAAAAGATAATCATCAAATCCAAAGACTCTCCTGGTTTTATTGTGAATCGCTTTTTTGTGCCATGGCTCAATGAAGCTGTAAAAATTCTTGCAGAAAATAAGGCCAATAGTGCGACTATCGAGCATGGAGCTCGAGAGTTTTTTCAAATTCCGATGGGGCCTTTTCAGTTGATGAATGTGACGGGAATTCCCATCACTATGCATGCAGCCAATGCCATGGCCCAGAGTCTGGGAGAATTCTATGTGCCCTGTCAACTTATAGCTAAACAAATTGAAAAGTCTGAACCATGGCCTCTTTTGGGTGAAGTGGATCAAAAACAAGCTGAGTATGTGGCCAAACGTTTATTAAGCGTGGTTTCAGTAATAGCGTGTCAATTGGTATTTGAAGAAAATATCGGGGGAACTTTTGAAGTAGATTTAGGGGCACGTGTGGGTTTGCTGTGGCCTAAAGGTCCATTCGAGCTTATCAATCAAAACCAAGATAAAATTAAAAATTTTTTATGCCATTATTCAGATGCAGTCCACGGTGTTAAGGTACCAAGTATACTCAGTCAACATTTGGAGGATAATATAGCTTTTAAATCAAATAATATTGAAGTCATTCACGAAAAAGATATCGCATTGATAAAATTAAACCGTCCAGATTCAATGAATGCTCTTGATGAAAAACTTAAGGATGAGCTGGCAAAAGTATTCAGCGACTTAGAGCAAGAGTCTCATGTTAAAGGAATTATTATTACGGGAAATAAACGCGCATTTATGGCGGGGGCAGATTTAAATTTTTTCAATGAAAAAATTGCAGAAGGGCAGGTAGAACAAATTGTTTCGTTTGCTGCATCAACACAAGAATTGTTTTTACAGATCGATCGCTCATCAAAGCCAGTGGTAGCCGCCATCAGTGGGCTTGCGCTAGGGGGCGGTCTGGAACTCGCACTTTGTTGCGATAAAATCATTGCAACCATTGATGCCAGGCTTGGTTTTCCCGAAACCGGGATAGGAATCTATCCCGGGCTAGGTGGTACGCAAAGAACTCCGCTGAGAATAGGTCCTGAGCTGGCGCGTTTTTTGGTGCTGACTGGAACTTTGCTTTCAGGAACTGAAGCAAAAGTAATCGGATTGATTGATGAATGCAGCAACGCCGAAGATCTCTTAAACGATGCTAAGGCGATGGTATATTCAATTCTCAATAATTATAAAGCTAAAGAGATACCTTCGCAGGATGTGTTCAAAGATTTGCGTCAGGCTTTCAGTGTACCTGGGGGACACAGTTCAGAGACAACCGCTATCAGTGAACGTGCTCGCAAAGCTTTAGAAAAAGTAACTAAAAAAGCTCCTTTGGCGATAAAAGCAGCCGACGAATTGATTTCTCAAGCTCAATTTGGGCAGCTAGAAAAGGGGCTTGAACTTGAAATTGCTGGCTTAGAAAAAATTTTTAAGAGCCAAGATGCTCGAGTAGGTTTAATGGGCGCAGCAAAAAAAACTCCCATCCGTTTTAGTGGAACATAG
- a CDS encoding antibiotic transporter produces the protein MSFFSTTLTMFLIMNSVGHIMGYLELVERLDSSRRQLIIVREMFLALLIMLFFYIIGDYLLEALEVNTQTISLAGGLILFLIAIRMIFPVPKPTIHTFKEEPFIFPIATPMIAGPSILTTIMLYAHQETSGHQLVYALMIAWILSITVLFFAQQIRNVVGRRALIATERLMGLLLTMMAVEMLLKGFASIAAEGIR, from the coding sequence ATGAGTTTTTTTTCCACCACATTAACCATGTTTTTGATCATGAATTCGGTGGGACATATTATGGGTTACTTAGAGTTAGTTGAACGCCTCGATTCATCTCGCCGGCAGTTGATTATTGTGCGCGAAATGTTTTTAGCTCTCTTGATAATGTTATTTTTTTATATAATCGGCGACTATTTGTTGGAGGCTTTGGAGGTCAACACCCAGACTATTTCTCTTGCAGGAGGGCTCATCTTATTTCTAATTGCTATTCGCATGATTTTTCCTGTTCCTAAACCTACGATTCATACATTTAAAGAAGAGCCATTTATTTTCCCCATCGCTACCCCCATGATTGCCGGCCCTTCAATTTTGACCACCATCATGCTCTATGCTCATCAGGAAACTTCAGGACATCAATTGGTGTATGCTTTGATGATAGCTTGGATATTATCAATCACTGTTTTGTTTTTTGCGCAACAAATAAGAAATGTGGTGGGGCGCAGAGCGCTGATTGCAACGGAAAGATTAATGGGGCTCTTGTTAACAATGATGGCAGTTGAAATGCTCTTAAAAGGTTTTGCCAGCATTGCTGCAGAAGGAATTAGATAA
- a CDS encoding MarC family protein, which yields MSTVLALIIAKALQLFLVLDPIGNTGIVATLISNFSKGRQKVILYREVSFALIILLIFYFSGTYLLAALNVSHAAVTVTGGIIFLFFSISLLFPGSSMVNLQNLEEEPFLVPIAMPLVVGPSSIATVILIAHEQEQFWLYSLSAVLLAWLFTAIIILLGPFLLSKVGKTGMHVAERVIGMVCALIAVKMLLRGIKLFLAGS from the coding sequence ATGAGTACGGTGCTTGCTTTAATTATCGCCAAAGCCCTGCAACTTTTTTTGGTACTCGATCCTATTGGTAATACCGGTATAGTTGCAACTCTCATTTCAAATTTTAGCAAAGGCAGACAGAAAGTCATTCTGTATAGAGAGGTAAGTTTTGCCTTAATAATACTGTTGATATTTTATTTCTCAGGAACTTATTTGCTTGCTGCACTCAATGTCTCTCACGCAGCAGTAACAGTTACCGGCGGTATCATATTTTTGTTTTTTTCTATTAGTTTGCTTTTTCCTGGTTCTAGTATGGTGAACCTGCAAAACTTAGAGGAAGAGCCATTCCTAGTGCCCATTGCTATGCCTTTAGTAGTGGGGCCTTCATCTATTGCTACTGTGATATTAATTGCTCACGAGCAAGAGCAATTTTGGCTTTATTCTCTGTCTGCGGTGTTATTAGCATGGCTGTTCACTGCCATAATTATTTTGCTTGGACCATTTTTATTGTCAAAAGTTGGAAAAACCGGAATGCATGTGGCTGAACGTGTGATCGGTATGGTGTGTGCTCTGATAGCTGTTAAGATGCTTTTAAGAGGCATTAAACTTTTTCTTGCCGGCTCATAA
- the rpmA gene encoding 50S ribosomal protein L27, which produces MAHKKGQGSTRNGRDSNPKFLGVKRSDGQFVLAGNILVRQRGTKIKAGENVGIGRDHTLFSLVDGRVKFSKGQNQRVYASVNAVEA; this is translated from the coding sequence ATGGCTCATAAGAAAGGCCAAGGGTCTACAAGAAACGGTCGTGATTCTAACCCGAAGTTTTTGGGTGTTAAACGCTCTGACGGACAGTTTGTATTAGCCGGTAATATTTTGGTGAGACAACGCGGAACTAAAATCAAAGCAGGGGAAAATGTGGGCATTGGTCGTGACCACACTCTTTTCTCTCTCGTTGATGGCCGAGTGAAATTTTCAAAAGGCCAAAATCAACGTGTATACGCAAGCGTCAACGCTGTTGAAGCCTAG